A segment of the Gammaproteobacteria bacterium genome:
CGTCAGACGCTTGAGGCAAAAGAGTTGAATCAGACTGGTGCGCTAACGGCACCGGACAGTGAAAAAAGTAGTGATCCAGAGCAAGACCAAAGTGTTACTAAAAATCCAGGTAAAAAGCCCTGGTGGAAATTTTGGGGAGATTGATCTCAAGTCATCTCCCCGATCCCGAAGTCCGACAATGAATCCTCCTCCATTGTTGGGTGTCCAGAAAGCCGGCTCATTGTTTGGGTCGGCTTTCTTTTTTTAGTTGATCAGGAAACGCTGGCTTGAGTCTTTAGTATCGGTGGCATCGGGCAATGCAGGGTTGAGCAGATCGCACGCAAAAGTTCTGATTCCACTTGACTGACCTCATCATCAAACGCGATGGTGATGGAAAGGGCTTCGATCAGGGCACGTTTGATCTTCATGGGCAAGGCGTCCAGACTTAACAGACCCTGATCGAGATCATGGATCCAGTTCTCATCCGGGGTCTCGAAACGCAGTAAGGCTTCCTGGTCCAGATGCTTAAGCAAACGTTTGCTGTTGGGATGCTCGATGAAATACTTGATTCCATCTTCATAGGCCTCGGCATTGATTGCGTGGTCATGACTGCCTTCCAGCGAAATAACGGCAAACAAATGTGTGATGGCAGCAGTGATCTTCGCAGGCTTTTTTTCGACCTTGCCCTGTGCATAAGGCGCCCAACTGTCTGCGAGGTGTGAGGCAAGAACGCGCGATAAGGCGTATTCGAAAGGTTCAATCTTGTTATCGGTGTGCACGATACGATCGATCAGATCGCGAAGAAAATTCAACTCTTCCTGGGTGCGGCGTTTCAAAGCCGGAAAAGCGAGATCGAGTAAAGGTAAACGAAATTGATCACTGTTCTGCTGCACTTCGGTAAAGTATTCAATGACTTTATTGGTGCGATCCTGGCCCATTTGTTTATTCAAGACCGCCAGTTGTTTTAGCCGTTGTTCTTCATCGGGGTGTAAGAGTAGCGCCAGAGTGAGGTCAAACACATCTTTATCCTGGTCGTGGGCTGCATCAAGAAGTTTGCGGGGCAGTTGTTGACGCAATACCTCGGCATACATTACGTGTTGGATGGCGGGGTTACCGACTGCATCACTGATAGCTCCAGGTAATAAAACCCCCAGGCCTCCCAGCGCTTTTCCAAAGGCATCGGTTTGTCCGGGCTTGTCGCTTTTTTCTTGTTCGGCTTTAAGTTCTTGTTCGGCACGCTCGGCCACTTTTCTGGCATTTTCGACCATATCCAGGGCAAGTTTATTGATGTCGTCGGGTTTAAAGTGCGGGTCCAGTGCCAACAAGCGTTCCGGCAGGGGCGGATGGGTGGCAAAGGCGCCGCCAAACATTTTTAGACCACTGGAAAATAACATATGACTGACTTCTTCGGCATCCGAGGCTTTGAATACCGAGCTGTGTTTACTGGCAGCGATCTTCATTAAGGCCATTTTGATGCCGTC
Coding sequences within it:
- a CDS encoding M48 family metallopeptidase is translated as MNFFEQQEQAKRQSRKLFVAFAFAVIAIIILVDVVVAFAAAYIGATNSNLNQFNLFSGAWLQNNAGLMLASTLITSGFIGAASMYKSVRLGFGGGTVAKDMGGTQITADVRDPLRKRLFNVVEEMCIASGLPMPEIYVLEEEAAINAFAAGSQPSNAAIAVTRGALEHFDRDELQGVIAHEFSHILNGDMRINIRLMGVLFGILIISLIGRTLLRSSRHARYSRRNENVSIVLVIGMALAVIGYVGLTMGRLIKAAVSRQREFLADASAVQFTRQTDGIKMALMKIAASKHSSVFKASDAEEVSHMLFSSGLKMFGGAFATHPPLPERLLALDPHFKPDDINKLALDMVENARKVAERAEQELKAEQEKSDKPGQTDAFGKALGGLGVLLPGAISDAVGNPAIQHVMYAEVLRQQLPRKLLDAAHDQDKDVFDLTLALLLHPDEEQRLKQLAVLNKQMGQDRTNKVIEYFTEVQQNSDQFRLPLLDLAFPALKRRTQEELNFLRDLIDRIVHTDNKIEPFEYALSRVLASHLADSWAPYAQGKVEKKPAKITAAITHLFAVISLEGSHDHAINAEAYEDGIKYFIEHPNSKRLLKHLDQEALLRFETPDENWIHDLDQGLLSLDALPMKIKRALIEALSITIAFDDEVSQVESELLRAICSTLHCPMPPILKTQASVS